TCGGCCGTCGCAACCCCCTCCTCCAGCGCAAAAATGGCCTCGTTAATCATGGGAATGAGGACCCGGTTGACGATGAAGCCGGGGGAATCCTTGCAGACCACCGCGGTTTTCCCTGCGCGGCGAACAAGTTCCAGGGCCAGTTGCACCGTAGGCTCGGAGGTTTCGATGGCGCGTACCACTTCGACCAGCCGCATGACCGGGACGGGATTCATAAAATGGATGCCGACGACGCGATCGGGACGACCCGAGGCCATGCCCAGACTCGCGATCGAAATTGAGGAGGTATTGCTGGCCAGCAGGGTCGATGGTTCGCAGACCTGCCCTAGTTGCGCGAACAGCGCTCGTTTCATAACGGGATCTTCGGGTATCGCTTCGATCACCACCTGTGCCTCACGTAACCGTTGCATGTGCTTCATCGGATGAATGATCGCCATGGCCGACCCGGCCTGATCTCCCCGCAGGGCACCTTTCTCGACCGCTTTCGTGACCCCCTGCCAGATTTTCTTGATGGCCTCTTCTAATGCCTGCTCCGTTGCGTCGATGAGGAGGACATTCCATCCCGCCGTGGCCAGCACCTGCGCGATGCCGCGCCCCATCTGTCCCGCGCCTACGACCCCGATGGTTGTGATGTCGTCGATCGTCATAACGATCTCTGGTTCACCGCTCCACCATGAGGGCGAGCGCTTCTCCGCCTCCGATGCAGAGGGCGGCCAGCCCTCGATGGGCATCGCGCGCCTCCATGGCATACAGCAGCGTCGCTACGATCCTGGCTCCGGTGGCGCCGATGGGATGACCCAGGGCCACCGCGCCGCCGTTGACGTTGACCTTCTTGGGATCGAGGCCGAGTTCACGATTGATCGCCAGGGAGACGGCCGAAAACGCTTCATTGATCTCGAACAGATCGATGTCGTTGACCGACAGTCCTGTTTGTTTCAACAGACGCTGGATCGCTTCGACCGGCGCAATGGTGAACCATTCCGGTGCCAGTGCCGCACCGGCATACCCGACGATACGGGCCATCGGTGCGAGGCCAAGGCGGGCGGCTTCTTCTTCAGCCATGATGACCAATGCGGCTGCTCCATCGTTGCAGGAGGGGGAGTTGCCCACCGTCAGGACTCCATCGTCCTGAAACACCGGTTTGAGCTGGCGCAGCTTGGTCAGATCCACCCGATTCGGTTCCTCATCGTCCGAGACGAGGACCGGCGCTCCCTTTTTTTGCGGCACTTCGACCGGAACGATCTCCTTTTTGAAGGCGCCGCGGGCGATTGCGTCACGGGCCCGGCCGTAACTTTCCAGCGCGAAGTCGTCGACCTCCTGTCTCGACAATCGATACTTGGCCGCGCACAACTCCCCCGCGTTCCCCATGTGAAACTGGTTGTAGACGTCCCAGAGCCCGTCTTTGATTAAACTGTCGGTCAGCTCGCCGTGCCCCAGTCGGTAGCCTTGTCTGGCTTTCTCCAGCAGGAACGGGGCTCGTGTCATGTTTTCCATTCCGCCGGACACCATGAT
This is a stretch of genomic DNA from Nitrospira sp.. It encodes these proteins:
- a CDS encoding NAD-binding protein, translating into MTIDDITTIGVVGAGQMGRGIAQVLATAGWNVLLIDATEQALEEAIKKIWQGVTKAVEKGALRGDQAGSAMAIIHPMKHMQRLREAQVVIEAIPEDPVMKRALFAQLGQVCEPSTLLASNTSSISIASLGMASGRPDRVVGIHFMNPVPVMRLVEVVRAIETSEPTVQLALELVRRAGKTAVVCKDSPGFIVNRVLIPMINEAIFALEEGVATAEAIDLAMVEGTNHPVGPLALADRIGLDTVLAICEVLHQDLGDQKFRPCPLLRKYVEAGRLGRKSGHGFYVYGEQPVTVS
- a CDS encoding thiolase family protein encodes the protein MNARHHAVIVSAVRTPMGSFNGSYSSVPATKLGSLAIAEAVKRLQLPGDRIDEVLMGCVLSAGLGQAPARQAAIGAGLPHSVGAVTVNKVCGSSLQAVMMATRAIALGEANIMVSGGMENMTRAPFLLEKARQGYRLGHGELTDSLIKDGLWDVYNQFHMGNAGELCAAKYRLSRQEVDDFALESYGRARDAIARGAFKKEIVPVEVPQKKGAPVLVSDDEEPNRVDLTKLRQLKPVFQDDGVLTVGNSPSCNDGAAALVIMAEEEAARLGLAPMARIVGYAGAALAPEWFTIAPVEAIQRLLKQTGLSVNDIDLFEINEAFSAVSLAINRELGLDPKKVNVNGGAVALGHPIGATGARIVATLLYAMEARDAHRGLAALCIGGGEALALMVER